In the Gorilla gorilla gorilla isolate KB3781 chromosome 10, NHGRI_mGorGor1-v2.1_pri, whole genome shotgun sequence genome, one interval contains:
- the TMEM132B gene encoding transmembrane protein 132B isoform X5: MKSKVDTIVNFTHQHFTSQFEVTVWAPRLPLQIEISDTELSQIKGWRIPVAANRRPTRESEDEDDEEKKGRGCSLQYQHATVRVLTQFVAESPDLGQLTYMLGPDWQFDITDFVTEFMKVEEPKIAQLQDGRTLAGREPGITTVQVLSPLSDSILAEKTVIVLDDRVTIAELGVQLVAGMSLSLQPHRADKRAIVSTAAALDVLQSPQQEAIVSSWILFSDGSVTPLDIYDPKDYSVTVSSLDEMVVSVQANLESKWPIVVAEGEGQGPLIKLEMMISEPCQKTKRKSVLAVGKGNVKVKFEPSSDEHQGGSNDIEGINREYKDHLSNSIEREGNQERAVQEWFHRGTPVGQEESTNKSTTPQSPMEGKNKLLKSGGPDAFTSFPTQGKSPDPNNPSDLTVTSRGLTDLEIGMYALLCVFCLAILVFLINCVAFAWKYRHKRFAVSEQGNIPHSHDWVWLGNEVELLENPVDITLPSEECTTMIDRGLQFEERNFLLNGSSQKTFHSQLLRPSDYVYEKEIKNEPMNSSGPKRKRVKFTSYTTILPEDGGPYTNSILFDSDDNIKWVCQDMGLGDSQDFRDYMERLQDQM; encoded by the exons ATGAAGAGCAAAGTGGACACGATTGTGAACTTCACCCACCAGCACTTCACCTCCCAGTTCGAGGTCACTGTCTGGGCACCCAGGCTCCCCCTGCAGATTGAGATCTCAGACACCGAGCTGAGCCAGATCAAGGGCTGGAGGATCCCGGTTGCTGCCAACAGAAG GCCTACCCGGGAAAGCGAGGATGAGGACGATGAGGAGAAGAAGGGACGAGGCTGCTCCCTGCAGTACCAGCACGCCACGGTGCGTGTCCTCACCCAGTTTGTGGCCGAGTCACCTGACTTAGGGCAGCTGACCTACATGCTGGGCCCCGACTGGCAGTTTGACATCACTGACTTTGTGACCGAGTTCATGAAGGTGGAGGAGCCGAAAATCGCTCAGTTACAGGACGGCAGGACCCTGGCTGGTCGGGAGCCGGGAATAACCACGGTGCAG GTCCTCTCCCCGTTGTCTGACTCCATCCTGGCTGAGAAGACAGTGATTGTCCTGGATGACCGAGTCACCATCGCGGAGCTGGGAGTGCAGCTCGTAGCTGGCATGTCtctctccctgcagccacacCGAGCAGACAAAAGGGCCATCGTCTCCACAGCTGCTGCCCTGGATGTTCTTCAGTCCCCACAGCAG GAAGCAATAGTAAGTTCTTGGATTTTGTTCAGTGATGGTTCGGTGACACCTTTAGACATTTACGATCCTAAGGATTATTCTGTTACTGTCTCATCATTGGATGAAATGGTGGTGTCTGTCCAGGCAAACCTTGAGTCCAAATGGCCAATTGTGGTTGCAGAGGGTGAAGGACAAGGGCCTTTGATTAAGTTAGAAATGATGATAAGTGAACCTTGTCAGAAGACCAAGAGGAAGAGTGTTCTTGCCGTGGGTAAAGGAAATGTCAAGGTCAAATTCGAACCAAGTAGTGATGAGCACCAAGGAGGCAGCAATGATATTGAGGGCATAAATCGGGAATATAAAGACCACCTCAGTAATTCCATAGAGCGCGAAGGAAACCAGGAGAGAGCAGTCCAGGAATGGTTCCACCGTGGCACACCTGTTGGCCAAGAGGAAAGTACCAACAAAAGCACAACCCCCCAGTCTCCCATGGAAGGGAAGAATAAGTTACTCAAAAGTGGTGGTCCAGATGCCTTTACAAGCTTCCCCACTCAAGGGAAGTCACCTGACCCCAATAATCctagtgacctcacagtgacctCAAGGGGGCTAACGGACTTGGAGATTGGCATGTATGCCTTGCTCTGCGTCTTCTGTCTGGCCATTCTGGTCTTCTTGATCAACTGCGTGGCATTTGCCtggaaatacagacacaaaagGTTTGCTGTGAGTGAGCAGGGCAACATCCCCCATTCCCACGACTGGGTCTGGCTTGGGAATGAAGTGGAACTTTTGGAGAACCCTGTTGACATTACACTCCCATCTGAGGAGTGCACAACCATGATAGACAGGGGCCTGCAGTTCGAGGAGAGGAACTTCCTTCTGAATGGCAGTTCCCAGAAGACTTTTCATAGTCAACTACTCAGACCTTCTGACTATGTCtatgagaaagaaattaaaaatgaacctATGAATTCTTCGGGCCCAAAGAGGAAGAGAGTCAAGTTCACTTCCTACACCACCATCCTCCCAGAGGACGGCGGCCCGTACACCAACTCCATCCTGTTTGACAGCGATGATAACATCAAGTGGGTCTGCCAAGATATGGGGCTGGGGGATTCACAGGACTTTAGAGACTATATGGAAAGACTGCAAGACCAGATGTAA